The following coding sequences lie in one Caloenas nicobarica isolate bCalNic1 chromosome 17, bCalNic1.hap1, whole genome shotgun sequence genomic window:
- the LOC135995537 gene encoding olfactory receptor 14A16-like, translated as MSWSEVDRSAHRSSKPGGFSGAYAQKQQMSNSSSITQFLLLAFTDTRELQLLHFWLFLGIYLAALLGNGLIITTIACDQHLHTPMYFFLLNLALLDLGSISTTVPKSMASSLQDSRDISYMGCAAQVFFFSFFITAEYSLLTIMSYDRYVAICKPLHYGTFLGSRACVHMAAAAWATGFLTSLMHTGNTFSLPLCKGNALDQFFCEIPQILKLSCSQSYLRELGLLALRILVVFMCFVFIVLSYVQIFRAVLRIPSEQGRHKAFSTCLPHLAVVSLFVSTGAFAYLKPASISSPSLDLVVSVLYSLVPPAVNPLIYSMRNQELKGAVWKQMTGFLLKL; from the exons atgtcatggtccgAGGTGGATCGCTCTGCTCACAGATCCTCAaagcctggtggcttttcagg TGCCTATGCCCAGaagcagcaaatgtccaacagcagctccatcacccagttcctcctcctggcgttcacagacacacgggagctgcagctcttgcacttctggctcttcctgggcatctacctggctgccctcctgggcaacggcctcatcatcaccaccatagcctgtgaccagcacctccacacccccatgtacttcttcctgctcaacctcgccctcctcgacctgggctccatctccaccactgtccccaaatccatggccagttctctgcaggacagcagggacatctccTATATGGGATGTGCTGcgcaggtttttttcttttccttctttatcaCAGCGGAGTATTccctcctcaccatcatgtcctacgaccgctacgttgccatctgcaaacccctgcactacgggaccttcctgggcagcagagcttgtgtccacatggcagcagctgcctgggccactgggtttctcactTCTCTGATGCACACGggcaatacattttcactgccactgtgcaagggcaatgccctggaccagttcttctgtgaaatcccccagatcctcaagctctcctgctcacaatcctacctcagggaacttgggcttcttgcaCTTAGAATATTAGTAGtatttatgtgttttgttttcatcgtGCTGTCttatgtgcagatcttcagggccgtgctgaggatcccctctgagcagggacggcacaaagccttttccacgtgccttcctcacctggccgtggtctccctgtttgtcagcactggtgcatttgcctacctgaagcccgcctccatctcctccccttcactggatctggtggtgtctgttctgtactctttggtgcctccagcagtgaaccccctcatctacagcatgaggaaccaggagctcaagggtgctgtgtggaaacagatgactggatttcttctgaagctataa